The following is a genomic window from Burkholderia cepacia ATCC 25416.
GTGGCGTTCGACGCCGCGCAATCGACGGGCGCGTACATCGTCATCAACGGGCAGACCAACCAGCTCGTCGGCGGCACGAGCCTCGCTTCGCCGATCTTCGTCGGCGGCTGGGCGCGGGTCGAATCGGCGAACAACAACAGCCTCGGCCTGCCGACGTCGGCGTTCTACCAGAACTTCCCGACCAATACGTCGCTGCTCCACGACGTGACCTCGGGCAACAACGGTTATAGCAGCCATGGCTATACCGCGAAGGCCGGCTGGGACGACGATACGGGCTTCGGCAGCCTGGACTTCGCGAAGGTCAGCGCGAGTTCGGCGAAGTAAGCCCCCGGCGCGATGCGGCGCGGCGAAGGTGCCGCACCGCATCGCCCATGCAACGCGACACCGCGCGAGCTATCGGCCGCGAGCGGGCGCGGTAACGAAGCCGACTTTCGTGAGACCGGCCGCCTGTGCGGCCGCAAGCAGTTTTGCGACGCTGTCGTAGCGGGCCGCGCGATCGGCGGACAGGCGCACTTCCGGTTGAGGCGCGGTGCGGGCCGCCGCCGCGAGACGCGCCGCCAGCCCGGTTTCGGACACCGGCTGCGCGTTCCAGCTCACGCCGCCGCCCGCATCGATCGAGACATCCACATGCGGCACGCTCGTATCCTCGCGCGGGCTCGCCGCCTGCGGCAATGCAACGCGCGCGGCGTGATGCAGCACCGGCAGCGTCACCATGAACACCACCAGCAGCACGAGCATCACGTCGATCAGCGGTGTCATGTTGATCTCGGCTGCCAGCGCATTCCCTTCGGGCGCGTCGTCCGGGCCGGCGTTCATGCTCGTGCTCCGTCGGCGGCAGGGTGCAGGTCGGCCGGCATCCTGGTCGCCGGTTCAGGGCGGCCGGCGGGCTCGGGCACGCTGCCGGTCAGCAGCAACAGATGCAGCCCGTGCGCGAAGCGGTTGAGCCGCGCAACGATATCGCGCGACAGCCGCACCAGCGTGTTGTAGCCGAGCACGGCGGGGATGGCGACGCACAGTCCGAATGCCGTCATCACCAGCGCCTCGCCGACCGGCCCCGCTACCCGGTCGAGGCTCGCCTCGCCGGTTGCGCCGAGCGACAGCAGCGCGTGATAGATCCCCCAGACGGTGCCCAGCAGTCCGACGAACGGTGCGGTGCTGCCGATCGATGCGAGCACGCCGAGCCCGCGCTGCATCCGCGCCGCGGATTCGTCCACCGACGTCTTCAGGCTGCGCGACAGCCAGTCGCTCGCGTCGATCCGGTCGTGCAGCCGGTGCCTGCTCGCTTCGTGATGCGCGATCGCCGCCTGGCCCGCGCGAACGAGATCGACGAACGGCCTGTCCTGCCCTCCGAGCGCGTGCATCGCGCCGGCCGCGCCGCCGGCGTCCCGAAAGCGCGCTTCCGCGCGCGCCGCGCGGCGCCGGATGCCGACGAGTTCGATCGCCTTGATCACGATCACCGTCCACGATGCGATCGACATCGCGACGAGCAACAGCGCGACCGCGCGCGTCATCGGGTCGCCCTGCGTCCATACGTGCTCGATTCCGTAGATTGTCATGATGAAGTGTCCTGTCAGTCGTCGAGATTGAACGCGATCGGCGCGCGTGCCCGCGTCGGCACCGGCGCGCCGTCGAACACATGCGGCGCGCAGCGGCTCGCCAGTACGGCTTCACGCGCCGCCGCGTCGAGACGCGGATAACCGCTGCCGGTCACGACACGCGCGGCGACGATCTGCCCTGCCGCATCGGTCTCCAGTTCGACGAGCACGGTGCCGTGCTCGCCCAGCCGCAGCGACTGCGGCGGGTAGTCGGGTTTGACCAGCGCGCAGTCGGGATGCGCGACGAAGCGCGGTGGCACCGACACGGAAGACGATCGGGATTCGGGTTGAGTCTGCGTCTGCGTCGGCATTCGTACGGCCGCATCGTCGCGCGGCGTATCGCGTTGCGCCGCGGCCGGCGAGGACGGACCTGGCCGTGCCGGAGCCGGCACAGGCGCGTCATGCGCCGGCGGGCGGGGACGGCCGGATGCGACCTGCCGGTTCGTCCGCGACACACTGCCCGCAGATGATCGGGGCACGGACGTAGCCTCCTGCACCGCGCGCGACGCGGCAACCGGCTTCGCCTTCGCGGCCGCCGTCGTCGACGCCTCCGGCGCCGCCGCGATCAGCGTCGCCACCATCACCTGCCGTTGCAGTGGTTCGCGTCGTACGATCTGCTCATGTGCGAGCAGAACGAACAGGGCGGCATGCAGAACGCATACGGCAGCGAAGACCGACGCGACGCGAGTTCCGCGACGGCGTACCCGATCGCCAGCGGCACCACGCACGCCGGTTGCCTGCCGCGTTCCGAAGGCAGCGGTGCTCATCGCACCCGCCTTCCCGCGCTCACCCATCCTCGTACACGCGCGCCACATCGCCGACATGAAGAGGAATGCATATCTATCGATCCGGCTTCCATCGCGTTGCCTCGCCCTGTTCACCCCGCCGCCGCCGCCGTGCCTTGTCAGCAGTCGCAGGCCGCTCCACACTGCGCGAGCGAATTCTCCTTGCTGCGGAACACCAGCGGCTGTTCGTCGCGCGGCGCGGGTCGCCGCGCGAATTGCACGGCCTGCTCGACCCGGCCGTGATGCGCGGACTTCTCGCACACCGGATCGGGCTGCGCCGGGTCGCCGGCCAACTGGTACGCCTGGCACCGGCAGCCGCCGTGATCGACATGCCGCTCGTCGCACGTGCGGCACGGCTCGCGCATCCAGTCCTCGCCGCGATACGCGTTGAATGCGTCGCTGTCGTACCAGATTTCCTTCAGCGACCGGTCGCGCACGTTCGGCAGCGCGAGCCCCGGCAGCGAGCGCGCGGCATGACACGGCAGCGCGGTGCCGTCCGGCGCGACGCCGAGAAACACCGAACCCCAGCCGTTCATGCACGCTTTCGGGCGCCGCTCGAAATAGTCGGGCACGACGAACAGGATCTTGCAACGCTCGCCGATCAGCTTGCGATAGCGGTTGACCGTTTCCTCCGCCTCGCGCACCTGCTCGACGGTCGGCATCAGCTGGTCGCGGTTCACCATCGCCCAGCCGTAGTACTGCGTGTTCGCGAGCTCGAGGTAATCGGCGCCGAGGTCGAGCGCCATCTCGATGATCTGTCCGACGTGCGGCAGGTTGTAGCGATGCAGCACGCAGTTGAGCACCATCGGGTAGCCGTGCGCCTTGATCAGCCGCGCGACGCCGCGCTTCAGCTCGAACGTGCGCGTGCTCGTCAGGAAATCGTTCAGCTCGCGCGTCGAATCCTGCAGCGACAACTGGATATGGTCGAGCCCGGCCGCCTTGAGCCGCTCGATGCGCGCGACGTTCAGACCGACGCCCGACGTGATCAGGTTCGTATAGAAGCCGAGCCCGCGCGCATGCGCGACGAGTGTCTCGAGGTCGTCGCGCTGCAGCGGCTCGCCGCCCGAGAAACCGATCTGCGCGGCGCCGAGCGCGCGCGCATCGCTGATGACCGTGCGCCACGCATCGGTGTCGAGCTCCGCGCCGTGCGTCGCGAAATCGACCGGGTTGTAGCAGAACGCGCAGTGCAGCGGGCATCGGTACGTCAGTTCCGCGAGCAGCCACAGCGGCGCGGACGGCCGGGAAGTGTCGGGAGCCATGTCAGTCGAGCCAGCCGCGCAGTCGCGCATGATCGAGGAAACGGTACACGTCGGTCGCGAGGTCCGACTGGCTGAACAGGCGCTCGAGTTCGCCGATGATGTCGTCCAGCTCGCGCGTGCCGTCGCAACGCGCGAGGATCTCGCCGGCACTCGGGTTCAGTTTGACCATTCCTTCCGGATAGAGGAGCACGTATGCATCCTGGGCCGCCTCCCATTGCAGGCGGTACATGCCCCTGAGGCAGGGGCGCAGCGGCACGCCGCTGGCAGCTTCGATCGCGTTCATTGCGGGTAGGCCTTTTCGACGGCGTCGAGCATCGACCACAGGATGTCGAGCTTGAATTGCAGGATGCCGAGCGCACGCTGCTGCGCATCCGGCGTCGTGAAGTGCTGCAGCGTCACCGCAAGCCCGTGCTCGACGTCGCGCTGCGCAAGCGGCACGCGGCTGCGGAAGTAATGCAACCCGTCCGGCTCGATCCACGGGTAATGCGACGGCCAGCCCGCGAGCCGGTCGAGATGGATCTGCGGCGCGAACATCTCGGTCAGCGACGAGCACACGGCTTCCTGCCATGGCGCGCGCCGCGCGAAATTCACATATGCGTCCACCGCGAAACGCACGCCGGGCAGCACGTGCTCGAGCGACCACAGTTCGGCACGCGAGAGACCGCACGCCTCGCCGAGCCGCACCCATGCCTCGATGCCGCCTTCGTTGTCGCCCTGCCCGTCGTGGTCGATCAGCCGCTGGATCCAGCGGCGCCGCGTGTCGCGGTCGGGGCAGTTCGACAGGATCGCCGCATCCTTGAGCGGGATGTTGATCTGGTAGTAGAAGCGGTTCGCGACCCAGCCGCGGATCTGCGTGGGCGAACAGGCACCGCTGTTGAGCCGGCGGTTGAACGGGTGATGGATGTGATAGCGCGATTCGAGCGCGTGCAAGCGCGCCTCGAATTCGGTCGCGCTCCAGGGCGTCGGATGCAATGCCGTAGCGGGAATCGGTGCGTTCATGGTCAGACCTGGAATTGCATGCCGTCGTGCGCGACGTCGATGCCATGCGCGCGCAGGTGCGCGTGCTCGACGGAATGCGGATCGAGAATCGGATTCGTGTTGTTGATGTGCGTGAGCACCTTGCGCGTGCGCGCGGGCAGCGTGTCGAGCCAGTCGATCATGCCGGGCCGCCCGTGCTCCGCGCATTGCGCGAGATGCCCCATGTCGGCCGCGTGCTTGCGCGACAGGCCGAGGTCGATCATCTCGGTGCCGCTCCAGAACGTGCCGTCCACCAGCACGAGATCGGCGCCGTCCATCGCCGCGCGCACGTCGTCGGTGACGGCCGCGAGCCCCGGCGCATAGAACGCGCGCCGGCCGCTCGCGACATCTTCGATCGACAGCGCGATGTTGTCGCCGGGTGCGGCCGACGCACGCCGCGGCGAATAAGGCGGCGCCTTGCTGTCGACGGGAATCGCGGTAAAGCGGACCCCGCTCGCCGCCGGCACCGTGAACGGCTCGCCGAGCACGATCGTATGCGCGGCGACGCCGCAGTAATGGCCGAGCAGCGGCACGAGCGGCAAGCCGGTCGACAGGTCGTCGAGCACCGGCGCGCTCGCGTAGAGCGGCAGCGGCGTCGAGCGCTCGCGCAGCATCAGCAGGCCCGTCACGTGATCGATCTGCGCGTCGCACAGCACGACGGCGGCGATGCCGCTGTCGCGAATCGCGCGTGCCGGCTGCAACTCCGGATCCGCGCGCAACTGGGAAAGGATGTCGGGCGACGCGTTGACGAGGATCCAGTCGATGCCGTCGTCGCTGACCGCGATCGACGACTGTGTGCGAGGCAGCACGTGGCCGCTTCCGCTGCGCGCGCGGCGACAGTTCGCGCAATTGCAGTTCCATTGCGGCAGGCCGCCGCCGGCTCCCGAGCCGAGTATCTTGATCTTCATGGGCGTCAGCTCCCGACGCCGCCCGCGCCGATCACGGCAAAGCGGGCGGCACGCTCGGCGATCAGCGGTTGGCGATGTACATCGTGATTTCGAAGCCGAAACGCAGGTCGGTGTAAGACGGGGTGGTCCACTGCATGATGTGTCTCCTGATTGAGTTGATGAGTTGCGTCGGTGAGTCGGTGAGTCGTACAACCGCGGCAATCGAGCGGTCGGTTCCTATTCAGCAAGGAGCGTGCCGAGGCCGCACTTCGACGGCCCGACAGCGATGCGCGGCGCTCGCCCGAGCATCGGGACGCAATCCTTACGATTTGCCTACGCGATTGGCGCGAATGCGGTTCGACGCCACGGCCGCACGATGCGCATGGGCGGTGACAGGTGTTGAATCGTTGAACACCGGTGTTGCAACTTGACACACCGGCTGTGACAGGCCGCGCGGCCGCGAACCCGTGGCGCGCGTCAGCTTTCGTCGGACGGCTGGCGCTGCGGGTCGGCGGCCGGCATCTTCCGGTAGATCGTGTTGCGCGACACGCCGAGCGCGCGCGCCGCCGCGGACACGTTGCCGCCGTGGCGCGCGAGCGCAGCGGCAATCGCGGACGCGGCGACATCCTGCAACCGCGCGTCGCCTGCCGGGAGCGCGTCCGCGGGCCATGCCGCGGCGGACGGATCGTGCGCGGCCGGCTCGGCCCGGGTATCGTCGCGGCGCAGGTCGTCGAAGAAATCGTCCGGCAGGTGCTCGCGCCGGATCTCGCCGTCGTCGTCGACCATCGCCGCCGCCGTGCGCAGCAGGTTGCCGAGCTGGCGGAAGTTGCCGGGCCACGCGCAGCGCACGAACAGCGCCATCACGTCCGGCGCGACGGACAGCGGCGGCCGGCCCGGGCCCGCATAGGCTTCCCGTTGCAGCATCTTCTGCACGACCACCGCGAGATCCGTGCGGTCGCGCAGCGGCGGCAGGCGCACCACGAGGCCGTTCAGCCGGTAGTACAGATCCTCGCGAAAGCGGTTCTGCGCAATCATGTCGCGCAAATCGCGGTGCGTCGCGCAGATGATCGCGATGTCCACGGCGATCGTCTTCGTCGATCCGAGCGGGTTGACGAGGCGCTCCTGCAGCACGCGAAGCAGCCGCACCTGCAGCGGATACGGCATGTCGCCGATCTCGTCGAGAAACAGCGTGCCGCCGTTCGCCTGCAGCAGCTTGCCGATCGAGCCCTTGCGGCGCGCGCCGGTGAATGCGCCCTCTTCGTAGCCGAACAGCTCGGACTCGATCAGCGTCTCCGGAATCGACGCGCAGTTGACCGCGACGAACGGCGCATCGCGCCGCGGCGAGTCGTTGTGGATCGCCTGCGCGAGCAGCTCCTTGCCGGTACCGGTCTCGCCGGTGATCAGGATCGGGATGTCCTTGCCGATCACCTTGCGCACCTTCGCGATCACGCATCCAACCTGCGGATCGCCGGTGTCGAGGTAGTTGAGCCGCGACAGGCCGGCCGACGTGCCGGCTGCCGGCGCGGGCACCGCGTTCGCGCGCGCGGCCGGCGCACCCGCGTCGTGAACGTCCGTCGGCCGGCTGCCTTCGGCGAGCGTCGCGCGCCGGAAATGCACGCGCGCGCAGACCACCGCACCGGTGCCGAGGTTCAGCATCAGGTGCCGGTCGGTGCTCGCGCGCATGCGGTCGATCAACTGTGCGCTCGTGACGTCGAACAGCGACGACAGCGTATGCGCGCGCAGCGCGGCGAGCGGCATGCCGAGCTGGAACTGCGCACTGCGATTGGCCGACAGGAAACGGCCGTCGGCGGTGAAGGCGACGATCCCCTCCATCAGCGTGCCGAGGAACTCGGGGCGGCCATGGAACGACACCTGCAACGTCTCCTGAAAGGTCGTCGTAAACAGGTGATTCTCGATCATCTGCACCGACATCTTCGCGAGCGCCATCGTGTGCTGGTGGTAGCTGCGGTGGTCGCCGGTCACGTCGAGTACACCGATCGCGTCGCCGTACGGATCGAGGATCGGCACGCTCGAACAGGTAAGGAAGCGGTTCGCAGCGAGGAAGTGCTGGTCGCCGTGAACGACCATCGGGCACAGCTCGGCGAGCGCCGTACCGATCGCGTTGGTGCCCTGCCGGTCCTCCGCCCAGTTCGCGCCCGGGCGCAGCGCGACCTTCTCCGCGCGGCGCAGGAAATCGTCGTCGCCGATCGAATGCAGGATCAACCCCTGCGCATCGGTCAGCACGATCATGCTCTGCGTGTTGACGATCTGCTCGTGCAGCGTCTCCATCACCGGCATCGCATGCGCGCACAGCACGCGGCTCTGCTCGCGCTTGAGCACCAGCGCCGCGCTCGACAGCACGTCGTAGTCGGGGCGTGCCGAGACCTGCAGGCCGAACGTCTCGGACCGCTCATGGGCTTTCTGGATCGACGGCGCGGGCCAGCCGGCGGAATGCGCGGCCCGCGATCCGGCCGCCTGCTCTACGTCATCGCGCATTGTCTCCTCCGGGGATCTTCCGGTCAGTTGCCGGACTCTTTGCCGTCATTGCAAGCAAGCATCGGGCCACGCGAAGCGCACGGCCCCAATCGAAAGCAGATTGCAAGACACGATCCGGCTCCGCCGGGCAGGTCGGGTCACCGGACGGGCCGGTCTTCGTGATACCGCGTCTGCCCGACGCGTGACTACCCGTGCGAATCCCGATCTTTGCGGCTGGCGCGTTTCTGGCTTTGTCTTGGATCAAATACAGTGGTCGCCCGGGCACCCGTGCGGCCGCGTGACGATTGCCCCGATTCCCCGAACCGATTCGACACGATGCCTGCCCAGATTCGCACCCTATCCCGATCCCGACCCGCGTCGCCGGCGTCACCATCCACGCCCGCCGCGCCCGTTCGCGGACGCTTGCACCGCGACGCGCAATCGATCGCGTTCTCCGTCGCCGGCGCGGCGCACGGCCATCCGGTCGTGGTGCTGCACGGCGGGCCGGGCAGCGGCAGCCAGGCCGGCATCCTGCGGCTGTTCGACCTGACGCGGATGCGCGTCGTGCTCGTCGACCAGCGCGGCGCGGGCGCGTCGGCGCCACGCGGCGGCACACGCCACAACGACACCGCGCGGTTGATCGACGATCTCGAAGCGGTGCGCGCGCAGCTCGGCATCGCGCGCTGGGGCGTCGTCGGCGGCTCGTGGGGCGCGGCGCTCGCGCTTGCATACGCGGGCACACATCCCGCACAGGTCACCGGCGTCGTGCTGCGCGGGCTGTTCCTGACGTCGCGACGCGAAGTCCGCCGGTTGTTCACGACGTCGCGAACGCGCGCGCCCCGCGAATGGCAACGCCTGTACGCGGCGGCCGGCTGCAGCCAGCCGGATCGCCTGCTGTCGTGCTGCGCGCGGCGGCTGCAACCCGGCGCGGGCGCGGCCCGGCAGCGAGCGGTGGCGCTTGCGTGGCACGCGTACGAGAACGCCATCCTCGCATCGCCGAACCCGCGCCGCTCGCCTGCGGATGCGATCCGCTCGCACAAGACCGTCGCCCGGCTGATCGACAAGTACCGGATCCAGGCGCACTACCTGCGACACGACTGCTGGCTCGGCGAGCGCCGCGTGCTCGCGCTCGCGCGCCGGGCGGCGCAGGCTGGCGTGCCGCTGTTCGCCGCGCACGGAATGCACGATCCCGTCTGTCCGGCCGCCAACGTCGCCCGCCTCGCGCGTGCCGTGCCCGCGGCCGCGATCGAACACGTGAGCGCCGGGCACCTCGCAAGCGACCCGGCATTGGCGCGCAGCATCGCGCGCGCCGTGGCCGCGATGTTCGCGGCGGCACCGCTCGCCCGACCGGGCCCGTCGCGCACATCTTGAGCGCCGCTCGGGCTGCGATGCAGCAATGCACGCAGCCGGGCAAAGCTCAATCCCACGCGTAGCGCACGCCGACCCACGCACCGCGCGGCGCGCCCGGCCCGACGAACTGCTCGTTGACCGGATTCGCACCGTCGAACGTGTGATTCGGCCCGTTGAAGAAGTTCTGGCCCAGCACGCCGAAGCTCGCATAGCGCTTGTCGAACAGGTTCGTCACGCTCGCGAAGACTTCGAAGCGCTTCGTGATCCTGTAACGCATGTCGAGATCGACGAGCACGTAGCCTGAAATCCTGCCGTTCACGTCCTGGTTGTTCTCGTCGCCGCGCGCATACACGCCGCTGCGCCACGTGACGTTCGCGCCGATATCCCACCTGGGCGTCGCCGCGTAGTCGAGCCGGAGCTTCACCGTGTGCGCGGGAATGCCCGGGATATGGTCCCCCGGCTTGACGGCCACGTTGCCGTTCGCGTCGGCCGCCGAATTCGCCGGGCTATGCTCGGTCCACGACGACCGGTAGGTCGCATCGACGTAGCTGTACGAAAGCCCGACACCGAGCGGGCCGAACCGCGTGCGGCCCGCGAGTTCGATGCCTTGCCGCCGCGTATCGCCGACGTTGCGGAAATACCCCTGCGCGCTTGCCGGGCTGCTGATGAACTGGATGTCGTCGGTCAGCGTCGTGCGGTAGGCGGCGGCACTCCAGGTCGTCGCGGCGCCGATGCGGCCGCGCATGCCGGCTTCGAACGTCTTCGAGATCACCGGCTTGAGCGCCGGGTCCGCGATGAAGTCGTTCGGCAGCGAGCACGGCGCGGCCGGGTCCGCGCATGCGAGTTCGATCGCGGTCGGCGAGCGCATCCCTTCGTTGTACGTCGCATAGGCGGTGAAGCCCGCGACCGGGTTCCAGTTGAGCCCGAGCGCCGGGTTGAACCGGGAGAACGTATGGTTGCCGTCGAGCAGCGGCTGCACGCCGCTCTCGTCGCCGATCTGCGCCTTCGACCAGTCGTAGCGGCCCGACACCGTCAGCGTCCAGTGCGGCGTCAGCGACAGTGCATCGCTCAGGTACACGCCGAGGTTCGCATTGCGCGTCTTCGCGCGGGTCTGCGGCTCGAAATCGCCGACGCCGATCGCCGCGCGCGTGTCGGTGAAATACGCGTCCTGCGACGACGCGACGTAGCTCGAGTTCGCGACATCCGCCGCCACGCCCGCGATCAGCTGGTTCGCCATCCCGCCGAGCTTGCCGAGCAGCGTGAGCTGCAGGCTGCCGCCGTAGCTGTCGGTCACGATCGTCGACTGCGCGTTGGTGCCCTGCACCGCGTCGACCGTGCCGTCGTCGCCGACCGATCCGTAATCGGTATTGTTGTTGCTGCTGATGTTGGTGTTGCGCAGGTGCCGATAATACGCATTGCCGCTCAGCTCGACGTGCTCGCCGAAGAAGCGATCGCCCGACAGCGTCAGGTAGCCGGCACTGTTGCGGTTCAGGTCAGGATAGGTGTACGCCTGCTTCCGGTTGTCGAGGAACGAGCGCGGGATCGTCTGGGTGCCGTACAGCGCGTTGTCGGCGCCGCCGGCGGAAATCGACAGCGTCGTGTCCGAATCCGTGTAGCGCAGCTTGCCGAACGCCTGCCGCACGCGGCTCGCATTGTGGTCGGCCCAGCCGCCGTCGTTCGCGACGTTCGCCGTCGCGTAGTAGTCGAGGTTCGAGCCGATCGTGCCGCCCTGCTCGATGGCGGCCGTCTTGCGGCCCCACGAGCCGCCCGACACCTCGGCTTCTCCGCCCGGGTTCGACTTGCCGTTCTTCGTCGTGATCGCCAGTGCGCCGCCGAGCGTATTGCGTCCGTACACCGGGTTGGAGCCCGGTATCAATTGCATCCGGTCGATTGCCTGCGTCGGCAGGATGTCCCAGTTCACGACGTCGCCGAACGGCTCGTTCACGCGCACGCCGTCGACGAACACCGACAGCCCCTGCGGCGTACCGAGCAGCGGCGATGCGGTGAAGCCGCGATAGTTGACGTCCGTCTGGTACGGATTGCCCTGCGCCTCCGAGATCGTCACGCTCTGCAGGTTCGCGGCGAAGAAGTCGGCAAGCGTCGCGCGGTGCTGCGCATCGAGTTCCGCCGCGCGTACCGTCTGCACGTTTGCCGGCACCTTCTGCAGCGGCGTACCGATCCCGAGCAGCGGCGTCGTGCCGACGACCACCACCGTCGGCAATGTGACGGCCGGCGCTTGCGGCACTTGCGGCACTTGCGGCGCGACCGCGACGGCGGCCGGCGGCATGGCGCCGCCCGTCGCGGCCGTGCCGTCCGCAGGCTGCTGCGCACGCGCGCCGCCCGTCGACAGGCCGAACAGCGCGATGGCGCCGAGGGCCGGCCCGAGAAGCGCGCCACGCATCACGCCACCGTGCCGCGCGCGACGCGCGCGTCGCATCGCGCCGCCCTTTCCGGCTGCCTTTGGCCTCCTGATCATTTCATTCGTCTCCATGCTTGTATTTCGCCGTGGTGTGCCCCGCACCGCGCGGCGTGCTGTTGTCGCGAAGCAGCGTGCGAGAACCGTGCCAGCCGCGTCGGCACGATGCCCGCGCGCGTCGCCGCGCACGGCGTGCGTGACACCGGCGCGGGCGGCGCTCCACCTGTCACGGATGCCGCGCCACCTGTCATGTTTGGCAACACTGCGCGCACGGGGGTGTACCTGAATGCAACACCTTCGTTGACACGTGCGCGCGACGCGTCCGACGCCGCACGACGCACGACGCGCCCGTGTGCCGCGTCACACCGGCTTCGCGCCGCGATGGCATGCGACTTGCGTGAACGGCTGCGCACTCGGCCCGGAATCCCCACCGTGCCGGCGCGACGAACCGTTCGCGGCGGTGCGACCACAATGACTCAGGAGACAACCATGAAGAAACTCTCGGCTTCAGCGAGCCGGCTGGCGACGATCGGCATCGCGGCGGCAGCGGCCGTCGCGCTGAACCCCGGCCTCGTCGAAGCGGCCGCGGACTACCCGGCCGTGACCTACCAGCGGCTGACCGATGCGCACACCGATCCGGGCTGGCTGACCTACTACCGCACCTACGACGGCCAGTCGCATTCGCCGCTCAAGCAGATCGACGCGTCGAACGCGAAGGAACTCAAGCAGGTATGGGCCTACAAGTTCCCCGCCGAGCTGAAGCAGGGCTTCGAAGCCACGCCGATCATCAACGGCAACTACCTGTTCGTGACCACGCCGAAGGACAACGTCTACGCATTCGACGCGAAGAGCGGCAAGCAGCTGTGGAAATACGAACCGAAGCTTGGCGCGGCATCGTTCAAGACCGCATGCTGCGACGTCGTCAACCGTGGCGTCGCGCTGTACGGCAAGAACGTCTACGT
Proteins encoded in this region:
- a CDS encoding alpha/beta fold hydrolase; the protein is MPAQIRTLSRSRPASPASPSTPAAPVRGRLHRDAQSIAFSVAGAAHGHPVVVLHGGPGSGSQAGILRLFDLTRMRVVLVDQRGAGASAPRGGTRHNDTARLIDDLEAVRAQLGIARWGVVGGSWGAALALAYAGTHPAQVTGVVLRGLFLTSRREVRRLFTTSRTRAPREWQRLYAAAGCSQPDRLLSCCARRLQPGAGAARQRAVALAWHAYENAILASPNPRRSPADAIRSHKTVARLIDKYRIQAHYLRHDCWLGERRVLALARRAAQAGVPLFAAHGMHDPVCPAANVARLARAVPAAAIEHVSAGHLASDPALARSIARAVAAMFAAAPLARPGPSRTS
- a CDS encoding TonB-dependent receptor → MIRRPKAAGKGGAMRRARRARHGGVMRGALLGPALGAIALFGLSTGGARAQQPADGTAATGGAMPPAAVAVAPQVPQVPQAPAVTLPTVVVVGTTPLLGIGTPLQKVPANVQTVRAAELDAQHRATLADFFAANLQSVTISEAQGNPYQTDVNYRGFTASPLLGTPQGLSVFVDGVRVNEPFGDVVNWDILPTQAIDRMQLIPGSNPVYGRNTLGGALAITTKNGKSNPGGEAEVSGGSWGRKTAAIEQGGTIGSNLDYYATANVANDGGWADHNASRVRQAFGKLRYTDSDTTLSISAGGADNALYGTQTIPRSFLDNRKQAYTYPDLNRNSAGYLTLSGDRFFGEHVELSGNAYYRHLRNTNISSNNNTDYGSVGDDGTVDAVQGTNAQSTIVTDSYGGSLQLTLLGKLGGMANQLIAGVAADVANSSYVASSQDAYFTDTRAAIGVGDFEPQTRAKTRNANLGVYLSDALSLTPHWTLTVSGRYDWSKAQIGDESGVQPLLDGNHTFSRFNPALGLNWNPVAGFTAYATYNEGMRSPTAIELACADPAAPCSLPNDFIADPALKPVISKTFEAGMRGRIGAATTWSAAAYRTTLTDDIQFISSPASAQGYFRNVGDTRRQGIELAGRTRFGPLGVGLSYSYVDATYRSSWTEHSPANSAADANGNVAVKPGDHIPGIPAHTVKLRLDYAATPRWDIGANVTWRSGVYARGDENNQDVNGRISGYVLVDLDMRYRITKRFEVFASVTNLFDKRYASFGVLGQNFFNGPNHTFDGANPVNEQFVGPGAPRGAWVGVRYAWD